One genomic window of Glycine max cultivar Williams 82 chromosome 16, Glycine_max_v4.0, whole genome shotgun sequence includes the following:
- the LOC100805677 gene encoding uncharacterized protein → MVVLARKKRVTDPFDDEAKARLVGGGDHRQLSYVSSGSEHSGNGDGHSPCLSELVHDFLEDNGDSENNNSAGNEFDSERVDSVTDCIDSVEELLMLNASNVSDSYKSLLLEHASEASEKFEFLKEGNVSSHRRNAMSFLREKGHNAAICKTRWDSSGGVTAGNYEFIDVVQSGPATWHKRYFVDLDFVAQFEIARPTSEYLEFLNYVPRIFVGTEEELKRTVRVLCGVARRCFGKRGLSLPPWRKNRYMQNKWFGPYRRTANPVHGNPVPTVVSALSGAKCRFVGFDDAFRRPDMAVWL, encoded by the coding sequence ATGGTGGTTTTAGCGAGAAAGAAACGAGTCACTGATCCGTTCGACGACGAAGCCAAAGCACGTCTCGTCGGCGGCGGCGACCACCGGCAATTGAGCTACGTCAGCAGCGGGAGCGAACATTCCGGCAACGGCGACGGACACTCGCCGTGTCTCTCCGAGCTCGTGCATGATTTCCTCGAGGACAATGGCGACTCGGAGAACAACAACTCAGCGGGGAACGAGTTCGACTCGGAGCGAGTCGACTCCGTCACAGACTGCATTGACTCAGTGGAGGAGCTTCTCATGTTAAACGCATCCAACGTTTCAGACTCTTATAAGAGCTTGCTTCTCGAGCATGCTTCGGAGGCATCAGAGAAGTTCGAGTTTTTGAAAGAAGGAAACGTTTCGTCGCATCGCCGAAACGCGATGTCGTTTCTGCGCGAGAAGGGGCACAATGCGGCGATTTGCAAAACGCGGTGGGACTCTTCCGGTGGAGTAACTGCAGGTAACTATGAATTCATCGACGTGGTGCAATCTGGGCCGGCTACGTGGCACAAAAGGTACTTCGTGGACCTTGATTTCGTGGCCCAGTTCGAGATCGCACGGCCCACAAGCGAGTACTTAGAGTTTCTTAATTATGTGCCGCGAATATTCGTTGGGACGGAGGAGGAGCTAAAACGCACCGTGCGGGTGTTGTGCGGAGTTGCGAGGCGTTGTTTTGGGAAGAGAGGGTTAAGTCTGCCTCCATGGAGGAAGAACCGGTACATGCAGAACAAGTGGTTCGGTCCGTATCGGAGAACCGCGAACCCGGTTCACGGAAACCCGGTTCCAACGGTCGTGTCTGCGTTGAGTGGGGCCAAATGTAGGTTCGTGGGGTTCGACGACGCGTTTCGGAGGCCAGACATGGCGGTGTGGTTGTAA